In Astyanax mexicanus isolate ESR-SI-001 chromosome 5, AstMex3_surface, whole genome shotgun sequence, a single window of DNA contains:
- the cldn10a gene encoding claudin-10a has product MANMATEIVAFLLSISGWILISSTLPTDYWKVSSVDGTVITTATFWSNLWKTCVTDSTGVSNCKDFPSMLALDAYIQVCRGLMISAVCLGFFGAILSLVGMKCTKIGGSDTTKARITCLSGLNFILSGICSLTTCSLYAHRITSEFFDPLFVAQKFELGAALFIGWAGAVLCILGGFIFCFSMTEGFSIREYSYNGATSFISTRNKNTKSPESPHRDGADQSYSHRQFGRNAYV; this is encoded by the exons ATGGCGAACATGGCCACAGAGATTGTTGCCTTTCTTCTCTCCATATCAGGCTGGATCCTAATCTCCTCCACTCTGCCCACTGACTACTGGAAAGTATCATCTGTAGATGGAACTGTCATAACTACAGCCACCTTTTGGTCCAATCTCTGGAAAACATGCGTTACAGATTCCACTGGAGTCTCCAACTGCAAGGACTTCCCCTCCATGCTGGCTTTAGATG CTTATATCCAGGTTTGCCGAGGGCTGATGATTTCAGCAGTGTGTCTGGGATTCTTCGGGGCGATTCTGTCCTTGGTTGGGATGAAATGTACAAAAATTGGTGGCTCTGATACAACAAAAGCCAGGATAACCTGCCTGTCTGGACTGAATTTTATTCTCAGTg GTATCTGTTCCCTGACAACATGCTCATTATATGCACACAGAATCACCTCTGAGTTTTTTGACCCATTATTTGTGGCACAAAA GTTTGAGTTGGGGGCTGCGCTCTTTATCGGCTGGGCAGGAGCCGTACTCTGCATCCTGGGGGGCTTCATTTTCTGCTTCTCAATGACTGAGGGCTTCAGCATAAG GGAATACTCTTATAACGGAGCCACTTCCTTCATATCAACTCGAAACAAAAACACCAAGAGTCCAGAAAGTCCTCACAGAGATGGAGCGGATCAGAGCTACTCTCACAGACAGTTTGGAAGGAATGCCTACGTGTGA